The Pseudomonas orientalis genome contains a region encoding:
- the erdR gene encoding response regulator transcription factor ErdR: MATYEILIADDHPLFRSALHQAVTMGLGPDVRLVEVASIAELEARLTEKSDWDLVLLDLNMPGAYGFSGLVLLRGQYPQIPVVMVSAQEEADVVVRSKEFGASGFIPKSSAMEDIQKAVRTVLDGDVSWPPQAFEEINVSDEAKAARDGLASLTPQQFRVLTMVCEGLLNKQIAYELSVSEATIKAHVTAIFRKLGVRTRTQAALLLQQLESISQH, translated from the coding sequence ATGGCCACATACGAAATCCTGATAGCCGATGACCACCCGCTGTTTCGCAGTGCGCTGCATCAGGCCGTTACCATGGGTCTTGGCCCGGATGTGCGACTGGTCGAAGTCGCCAGCATCGCCGAGCTGGAAGCGCGCCTGACCGAAAAATCCGACTGGGACTTGGTGCTGCTCGACCTGAACATGCCGGGTGCCTATGGTTTTTCAGGGCTGGTGCTGTTGCGCGGGCAATACCCGCAGATTCCCGTGGTGATGGTCTCGGCTCAGGAAGAGGCTGACGTGGTGGTGCGTTCCAAGGAGTTCGGCGCCAGCGGTTTCATCCCCAAGTCCAGCGCGATGGAAGACATCCAGAAGGCGGTGCGTACGGTATTGGACGGCGATGTGTCCTGGCCACCGCAAGCGTTCGAAGAAATCAACGTGTCCGATGAAGCCAAGGCGGCCCGTGATGGCCTGGCCAGTTTGACGCCTCAGCAGTTCCGGGTGTTGACCATGGTCTGCGAAGGCTTGTTGAACAAGCAGATTGCCTACGAGTTGAGCGTGTCGGAAGCGACGATCAAGGCGCATGTCACCGCGATTTTCCGCAAGTTGGGGGTACGTACGCGCACCCAGGCGGCGCTACTCCTGCAACAACTTGAGTCAATTTCGCAGCATTAA